A portion of the Cryptomeria japonica chromosome 5, Sugi_1.0, whole genome shotgun sequence genome contains these proteins:
- the LOC131034415 gene encoding V-type proton ATPase subunit E, translated as MNDVDVSKQIQQMVHFIRQEAEEKANEIAVSAEEEFNVEKLQLVKIEKDKIKQEYERKEKQVEVRKKIEYSMQLNASRLKVLQAQDDLVAAMRESAAQELLAVSDDHHKYKHLLKDLIVQGLLRLKEPALILRCREADHRPVQSILEEAREEYANKAKLHTPQIFVDEETYLPPAPDADTVGHSCAGGVVLASKDGKIVCENTLDARLNVVFGQKLPEIRKLLFSKVDV; from the exons ATGAATGACGTAGATGTCTCGAAGCAGATCCAGCAGATGGTCCACTTCATTCGGCAAGAGGCCGAAGAGAAAGCAAACGAGATCGCCGTCTCTGCGGAAGAG gaattCAATGTAGAGAAGCTGCAGCTTGTAAAAATTGAGAAGGATAAAATTAAGCAAGAATATGAACGAAAGGAGAAGCAGGTTGAAGTTCGAAAGAAAAT TGAGTATTCGATGCAGCTAAATGCATCACGTCTTAAAGTACTGCAAGCCCAAGATGATTTGGTTGCAGCAATGAGAGAGTCTGCAGCACAGGAACTTCTGGCTGTTTCTGATGATCACCATAAATATAAGCATTTACTTAAAGATCTGATTGTGCAG GGTCTCCTGAGATTGAAGGAACCAGCTCTGATACTCCGTTGCCGAGAAGCTGATCATAGGCCAGTGCAATCCATTCTAGAAGAAGCAAGGGAGGAATATGCGAATAAGGCAAAGCTTCATACTCCACAAATATTTGTTGATGAGGAGACTTATCTTCCACCTGCACCTGACGCCGATACAGTTGGCCACTCTTG TGCTGGAGGTGTTGTTTTGGCATCAAAAGATGGTAAAATCGTTTGTGAAAACACACTCGATGCAAGACTAAATGTTGTATTTGGGCAGAAGCTTCCAGAG ATCCGTAAACTTCTCTTCAGCAAGGTTGATGTTTAG